A section of the Clostridium sp. TW13 genome encodes:
- a CDS encoding ABC transporter ATP-binding protein, whose product MTKNKGTLKRLAGYVGRYKLYFFLALVSAIVSNILMIIGPFIIGKGVDYIVDKNNVKFQPLLKIAAILLILYCVSAVFQWIFQVLSSIISNRTIEDLRKEVFDNLSNLHLRYYDRNPHGEILNKLTNDMEFISDGIYQAITQFLSGIVAIIGSLTFMCILSVKITLVVILMTPVCFFIASFITTRSNSLFKEQSKTIGELNGYIEEIMSNEKVVKAFGYEKRSEEKFREINGRLYKCGRWSQFYSSLVNPSTRLVNNITYILLGITGGIAALSGRLSIGNISSFLTYSNQFSQPINNITSVSTQLQGALASAGRVFALLDEKPEEQEREDMPVLSDIQGNIKFTNVAFSYSPDKPLIEDFNLEVKRGEKVAIVGPTGAGKTTIVNLLMRFYENSKGKMLVDGVDITSVTKDSLRKSFGMVLQETWLFSGSIRDNISYGKNDATDEEIIAAAKAANAHSFIKRLPNGYNTIISEGGENLSQGQRQLLTIARAMLELPPMLILDEATSSVDTRTEAKIQQGFFKMMKGRTSFVIAHRLSTIRDADLILVLNNGHIEEQGNHEELLKKKGFYYKLYNSQFDAE is encoded by the coding sequence ATGACTAAAAATAAGGGTACATTAAAGCGCCTTGCTGGCTATGTTGGAAGATATAAACTGTATTTCTTTTTAGCATTAGTTTCAGCCATAGTAAGTAATATTCTTATGATAATAGGACCATTTATAATTGGTAAAGGAGTTGATTACATTGTAGATAAAAATAATGTTAAATTCCAACCTCTTTTAAAGATAGCTGCTATATTACTAATATTGTATTGTGTAAGTGCAGTTTTTCAATGGATATTTCAAGTACTTTCAAGTATTATTTCTAACAGAACAATAGAAGATTTAAGAAAAGAAGTGTTTGATAATTTATCAAACTTGCATTTAAGATATTATGATAGAAATCCACATGGTGAAATTTTAAATAAACTAACTAATGACATGGAATTTATTTCAGATGGAATTTATCAAGCTATAACACAATTCCTATCAGGAATTGTAGCTATCATAGGTTCACTTACTTTTATGTGTATATTAAGTGTTAAGATTACTTTGGTAGTTATCTTAATGACTCCTGTATGCTTTTTTATAGCATCATTTATAACTACAAGATCAAATAGTCTGTTTAAGGAACAATCAAAGACTATTGGAGAATTAAATGGTTATATTGAAGAAATAATGAGTAATGAAAAAGTAGTAAAGGCTTTTGGTTATGAAAAAAGGTCTGAAGAAAAATTTAGAGAAATAAACGGTAGATTATATAAGTGTGGTCGTTGGTCTCAATTCTATTCATCACTTGTAAATCCATCTACAAGACTAGTTAATAATATAACTTATATATTGTTGGGGATTACAGGGGGGATAGCTGCCTTGTCAGGAAGACTTAGTATAGGAAATATATCTAGTTTCTTAACTTATTCTAATCAGTTTTCTCAACCTATAAACAATATTACAAGTGTATCTACTCAGCTTCAAGGAGCATTAGCTTCAGCTGGAAGAGTCTTTGCTTTATTAGACGAGAAACCTGAAGAGCAGGAAAGAGAAGATATGCCTGTGTTATCAGATATCCAAGGAAATATTAAGTTTACTAATGTAGCATTTTCATATTCACCAGATAAGCCACTAATTGAAGATTTTAATCTTGAAGTTAAAAGAGGTGAAAAAGTAGCAATCGTAGGTCCTACAGGTGCAGGAAAAACTACAATTGTCAATTTATTAATGAGATTCTATGAAAATAGCAAAGGAAAAATGTTAGTTGATGGAGTAGATATTACAAGTGTGACTAAGGATAGTCTTCGTAAATCTTTTGGTATGGTATTGCAAGAAACTTGGTTATTCTCAGGTTCAATTAGAGATAATATATCATACGGAAAGAATGATGCAACAGATGAAGAAATAATAGCAGCAGCAAAGGCAGCCAATGCACACAGTTTTATTAAGCGTTTGCCAAATGGATATAATACCATAATCTCAGAAGGTGGAGAAAATCTTTCTCAAGGACAAAGACAATTGCTAACTATAGCTAGAGCAATGCTTGAGTTACCTCCAATGCTAATCTTAGATGAAGCTACCAGCAGTGTTGATACTAGAACTGAAGCAAAGATACAGCAAGGTTTCTTCAAGATGATGAAAGGGAGAACAAGTTTTGTAATTGCACATAGACTTTCTAC